TAGAGAACCAATAACACTTCAAGGCAAACCAAAATATAGGCTATACTTTAATCATTTTACCCCAGCATTTTATCCTGccaaaaaaagtatgtttaagtaaataaattatgttGGTTCATGTTTTTCCTACAATTCTGGGTTATGTAAAACTGGTCTTAAATTTTACGTAGAAACTACTTAAAAGTCTGAAATCTAACTTGTCTTAAGCTGAGGGAACAATGCTTATGagatctttgaaaaaaataaacctcacacttctttcttttctcctactttaaaagttttattatgAAGTCAACCTAAAAGCGCACTAGACACGTgtttcctcctgctctctcagGTATTGGAACTGTCCCCGTCGGCCGCGTTGAGACCGGTGTCCTGAAGCCCGGTATGGTCGTCACCTTTGCTCCCCCTAACCTGACCACTGAGGTGAAGTCTGTGGAGATGCACCACGAGTCTCTGACTGAGGCTCTTCCCGGCGACAACGTCGGCTTCAACATCAAGAACGTGTCCGTCAAGGAAATCCGCCGTGGAAACGTGGCCGGAGACAGCAAGAACGACCCACCCATGGCGGCTGAAAACTTCACCGCTCAGGTGAGTCGTAGCATAAgtcacagttttatattttacacactttactcactcagcacattatccatattatgttttaaatattcacatattaatGCTAtttgtctattactgtatttctaacatctgtatttttacacatttacatactcagcatactatatattatttaaaatatctaaatattcacatactgtGCTCATTGTTTGCTGTTAGTGTATttctatttcatgttttatatcTTTACATATTTGTGCTGGTACGTATTTCTTcttgctataattctctatgctagCATCAGAGCAACAGTAAGGAAACACAGCTTCCCCCCGGGATCgttaaagtatttctgattctgacgTCGCTCTTCTGACCTCCCTCCGCGTCTCTCCCGTCGCAGGTCATCATCCTGAACCACCCCGGCCAGATCTCCCAGGGTTACGCCCCCGTGCTGGACTGCCACACCGCTCACATTGCCTGCAAGTTCAGCGAGCTCAAGGAGAAGATCGACCGTCGTTCCGGCAAGAAGCTTGAGGACAACCCCAAGGCTCTGAAGTCTGGAGACGCCGCCATCATCACCATGGTGCCTGGAAAACCCATGTGTGTTGAGAGCTTCTCCCAGTATCCCCCACTGGGTGAGTGAAACGCTGTTTGcctcttttcttgtttgtcttcGTAGACTTTGACTTTGACGTTTTGACATGTCGTAGCAGGCGTAACTGATAATGATGAAGGCTGGACTCTATTCTAGTGTGCAGGTTTTGAAGCCCTGGTGTACCTGTTACACCTGCAATGATaagtcaaaatatctgctgcgAAAAAGCTGCAACAACAAATATCTTTAcgtaaataataaatgaaatgactcattttcaaACTTTCATATAATTTATCACCCAACTCTGCAGCTTCCCTGTCTGCTCTGACTGTCTGTTTGAGCGGAAACACTGCCCCAGAAACCGTGTtcccttttttcaaaactgattcTTTCGACCAAAATGATACACACAGCTATCATATGAATacctcttaaccctttaacacctggatccgTTTTCtagtgctgcatttagatgccttttgcattaattattaaaaggtgacaaggaaatgatttaaaaattggCTGTAATTAGCTCTAAAGTCTTAtcagatattatcaaaaaatgagggaataattatcttaattatatatttaaaatgacagaaaaaaaatattgaat
The window above is part of the Plectropomus leopardus isolate mb unplaced genomic scaffold, YSFRI_Pleo_2.0 unplaced_scaffold18454, whole genome shotgun sequence genome. Proteins encoded here:
- the LOC121965064 gene encoding elongation factor 1-alpha-like; the protein is RTRHVFPPALSGIGTVPVGRVETGVLKPGMVVTFAPPNLTTEVKSVEMHHESLTEALPGDNVGFNIKNVSVKEIRRGNVAGDSKNDPPMAAENFTAQVIILNHPGQISQGYAPVLDCHTAHIACKFSELKEKIDRRSGKKLEDNPKALKSGDAAIITMVPGKPMCVESFSQYPPLGRFAVRDMRQTVAVGVIKNVEKKAASGGKVTKSAQKADKKK